From Nomascus leucogenys isolate Asia chromosome 15, Asia_NLE_v1, whole genome shotgun sequence, a single genomic window includes:
- the CREBZF gene encoding CREB/ATF bZIP transcription factor isoform X2, translated as MRHSLTKLLAASGSNSPTRSESPEPAATCSLPSDLTGAAAGEEETAAAGSPGRKQQLGDEGELEAGKGSRGGVAVRAPSPEEMEEEAIASLPGEETEDMDFLSGLELADLLDPRQPDWHLDPGLSSPGPLSSSGGGSDSGGLWRGDDDDEAAAAEMQRFSDLLQRLLNGIGGCSSSSDSGSAEKRRRKSPGGGGGGGSGNDNNQAATKSPRKAAAAAARLNRLKKKEYVMGLESRVRGLAAENQELRAENRELGKRVQALQEESRYLRAVLANETGLARLLSRLSGVGLRLTTSLFRDSPAGDHDYALPVGKQKQDLLEEDDSAGGVCLHVDKDKVSVEFCSACARKASSSLKM; from the coding sequence ATGAGGCATAGCCTGACCAAGCTGCTGGCAGCCTCGGGCAGCAACTCCCCAACCCGCAGTGAGAGCCCGGAGCCGGCTGCAACCTGCTCGCTGCCCTCGGACCTGACCGGGGCGGCAGCGGGGGAGGAGGAGACGGCGGCGGCCGGATCTCCCGGCCGCAAGCAGCAGCTTGGCGACGAAGGAGAGTTGGAAGCCGGGAAGGGGAGCCGCGGCGGCGTGGCCGTGCGCGCGCCCTCGCccgaggagatggaggaggaggcgATCGCCAGCCTCCCCGGGGAAGAGACGGAGGATATGGACTTTCTGTCTGGGCTGGAACTGGCGGATCTCCTGGACCCCCGACAACCGGACTGGCACCTGGACCCCGGGCTTAGCTCGCCGGGGCCTCTCTCCTCGTCTGGCGGAGGCTCGGATAGCGGCGGCCTGTGGAGAGGGGACGATGACGATGAGGCCGCGGCTGCTGAGATGCAGCGCTTCTCTGACCTGCTGCAAAGGCTGTTAAACGGTATCGgaggctgcagcagcagcagtgacagTGGCAGCGCCGAAAAGAGGCGGAGAAAGTCCCCAGGAGGAGGCGGCGGTGGCGGCAGCGGTAACGACAACAACCAGGCGGCGACAAAGAGTCCCCGGAAGGCGGCGGCGGCCGCTGCCCGCCTTAATCGGCTGAAGAAGAAGGAGTACGTGATGGGTTTGGAGAGTCGAGTCCGGGGTCTGGCAGCCGAGAACCAGGAGCTGCGGGCCGAGAATCGGGAGCTGGGCAAACGCGTACAGGCACTGCAGGAGGAGAGTCGCTACCTACGGGCAGTCTTAGCCAACGAGACTGGACTGGCTCGCTTGCTGAGCCGGCTGAGCGGCGTGGGACTGCGGCTGACCACCTCGCTTTTCAGAGACTCGCCCGCCGGTGACCACGACTACGCTCTGCCGGTGGGAAAGCAGAAGCAGGACCTGCTGGAAGAGGACGACTCGGCGGGAGGAGTCTGTCTCCATGTGGACAAGGATAAGGTGTCGGTGGAGTTCTGCTCGGCGTGCGCCCGGAAGGCGTCGTCTTCTCTTAAAATGTAG
- the CCDC89 gene encoding coiled-coil domain-containing protein 89, producing the protein MRAPMLQKEQAPRMDTPPPEERLEKQNEKSNNQEEEMEFKELDGLREALANLRGLSEEERSQKAMLCSRIEEQSQLICILKRRSDEALERCQILELLNAELEEKMMQEAEKLKAQGEYSRKLEERFMTLAANHELMIRFKDEYKSENIKLREENEKLRLENSSLFSQALKDEEAEVLQLTVRCEALTGELETLKKRCAQDACQAQAREKELLELQSQQACTHTKETEQLRRQLQTLKQQHQQAMEQMAKAEETHSSLSQELQARLQTVTREKEELLQLSMERGKVLQNKQAEICQLEEKLDIANEARKHALERFEQEAVAVDSNLRVRELQRKVDGIQKAYDELRLQSEAFKKHSLDLLSKERELNGKLRHLSP; encoded by the coding sequence ATGAGAGCACCTATGCTCCAGAAAGAGCAGGCTCCCAGGATGGACACCCCGCCCCCTGAAGAACGCTTAGAGAAGCAAAACGAAAAATCGAACAACCAGGAAGAGGAGATGGAGTTTAAGGAACTGGACGGCCTGAGGGAAGCCTTGGCAAACCTCCGGGGACTGtcagaggaggagaggagccaGAAGGCTATGCTTTGCTCCCGCATTGAAGAGCAGTCCCAGCTCATCTGCATCCTGAAGCGGAGGTCAGATGAGGCCCTGGAGCGCTGCCAGATCCTAGAGCTGCTCAATGCGGAGCTGGAGGAGAAGATgatgcaggaggctgagaagcTCAAGGCCCAGGGTGAGTACAGTCGGAAGCTAGAGGAACGCTTTATGACCCTAGCAGCCAACCACGAGTTGATGATCCGCTTCAAGGATGAATACAAGAGTGAGAACAtcaagctgagggaggagaatgagaagctgaggctggagaatagcaGCCTCTTCAGCCAGGCTCTGAAAGATGAGGAGGCAGAAGTATTACAGCTCACAGTCCGGTGTGAGGCCCTCACTGGGGAGCTAGAAACGCTGAAGAAGAGGTGTGCTCAGGATGCTTGCCAGGCACAGGCGCGCGAGAAGGAGCTGCTGGAGCTACAGAGCCAGCAGGCCTGCACCCACACCAAGGAAACAGAACAGCTGCGCAGGCAGCTGCAGACCCTCAAGCAGCAGCATCAGCAGGCTATGGAGCAGATGGCTAAGGCAGAGGAGACACACAGCAGCCTGAGCCAGGAGCTGCAGGCCAGGCTGCAGACCGTCACTAGAGAGAAAGAGGAGTTGCTGCAGCTGTCCATGGAAAGGGGCAAAGTGCTTCAGAACAAACAGGCAGAGATCTGCCAGCTTGAGGAAAAGTTGGACATAGCAAATGAGGCCAGGAAGCATGCGCTGGAGCGGTTTGAGCAAGAGGCAGTGGCTGTGGACAGCAACTTGAGAGTCAGGGAGCTTCAACGCAAAGTAGATGGGATCCAGAAGGCCTACGATGAACTCAGGCTGCAGTCTGAAGCCTTCAAAAAGCACAGCCTGGATCTTTTAAGCAAGGAGAGAGAACTCAATGGCAAACTCCGCCATCTCTCTCCATAA
- the CREBZF gene encoding CREB/ATF bZIP transcription factor isoform X1: MRHSLTKLLAASGSNSPTRSESPEPAATCSLPSDLTGAAAGEEETAAAGSPGRKQQLGDEGELEAGKGSRGGVAVRAPSPEEMEEEAIASLPGEETEDMDFLSGLELADLLDPRQPDWHLDPGLSSPGPLSSSGGGSDSGGLWRGDDDDEAAAAEMQRFSDLLQRLLNGIGGCSSSSDSGSAEKRRRKSPGGGGGGGSGNDNNQAATKSPRKAAAAAARLNRLKKKEYVMGLESRVRGLAAENQELRAENRELGKRVQALQEESRYLRAVLANETGLARLLSRLSGVGLRLTTSLFRDSPAGDHDYALPVGKQKQDLLEEDDSAGGVCLHVDKDKVSVEFCSACARKASSSLKIFFFR; encoded by the exons ATGAGGCATAGCCTGACCAAGCTGCTGGCAGCCTCGGGCAGCAACTCCCCAACCCGCAGTGAGAGCCCGGAGCCGGCTGCAACCTGCTCGCTGCCCTCGGACCTGACCGGGGCGGCAGCGGGGGAGGAGGAGACGGCGGCGGCCGGATCTCCCGGCCGCAAGCAGCAGCTTGGCGACGAAGGAGAGTTGGAAGCCGGGAAGGGGAGCCGCGGCGGCGTGGCCGTGCGCGCGCCCTCGCccgaggagatggaggaggaggcgATCGCCAGCCTCCCCGGGGAAGAGACGGAGGATATGGACTTTCTGTCTGGGCTGGAACTGGCGGATCTCCTGGACCCCCGACAACCGGACTGGCACCTGGACCCCGGGCTTAGCTCGCCGGGGCCTCTCTCCTCGTCTGGCGGAGGCTCGGATAGCGGCGGCCTGTGGAGAGGGGACGATGACGATGAGGCCGCGGCTGCTGAGATGCAGCGCTTCTCTGACCTGCTGCAAAGGCTGTTAAACGGTATCGgaggctgcagcagcagcagtgacagTGGCAGCGCCGAAAAGAGGCGGAGAAAGTCCCCAGGAGGAGGCGGCGGTGGCGGCAGCGGTAACGACAACAACCAGGCGGCGACAAAGAGTCCCCGGAAGGCGGCGGCGGCCGCTGCCCGCCTTAATCGGCTGAAGAAGAAGGAGTACGTGATGGGTTTGGAGAGTCGAGTCCGGGGTCTGGCAGCCGAGAACCAGGAGCTGCGGGCCGAGAATCGGGAGCTGGGCAAACGCGTACAGGCACTGCAGGAGGAGAGTCGCTACCTACGGGCAGTCTTAGCCAACGAGACTGGACTGGCTCGCTTGCTGAGCCGGCTGAGCGGCGTGGGACTGCGGCTGACCACCTCGCTTTTCAGAGACTCGCCCGCCGGTGACCACGACTACGCTCTGCCGGTGGGAAAGCAGAAGCAGGACCTGCTGGAAGAGGACGACTCGGCGGGAGGAGTCTGTCTCCATGTGGACAAGGATAAGGTGTCGGTGGAGTTCTGCTCGGCGTGCGCCCGGAAGGCGTCGTCTTCTCTTAAAAT TTTCTTTTTTAGGTGA